In Iodobacter fluviatilis, the DNA window ACGCAAATCAGTTGAACACCCCCTAGGAACAGCACTGCAATCATTAGGGCCGTCCAGCCTTCTACCCAGATATTGGTAAAGATGCGTAAAAAGAGGGCATAAAAAATACCGATCAAGGCTAGGAAAGAAGCCCCCATGCCCATCGCCATCGCTAGCTGCAAAGGTTTGGCAGAGAAAGACATAATGCCATCGCTGGCAAAGCGGATCATTTTAGACAGCGGGTATTTACTTTCCCCGGCAAAGCGCTTGGCGCGCTGATAAGGCAGCGCAATTTGTTTAAAACCCGCCCAGCTCACCATGCCCCGCACAAAGCGATCACGCTCGGGCATGGCTTTGAGTGTGCTGACAACGGCACGGCTCATTAGCCTGAAATCACCCGTATCCAAGGGGATAGGCACATCAGATAGGCGATTAAGCAGGCGGTAAAAACCTTTGGCGGTAGTGCGTTTAAATGCCGATTCACCTGGCCTGTCGGTGCGCGTACCGTAAACTACATCGTAGCCCGCCCGCCATTTTTCTAACATGCCGTGGATGGCTTCGGGCGGGTCTTGCAGATCGGCATCGATCAGTACAACGGCGTCACCTCGGGCAGCATCGATACCGGCGGTGACCGCAATCTGGTGGCCAAAATTACGTGAAAAGCCAATCAGGCGAATACGGTTATCGTGGGTAGCGTGCTGTTTTAATATGCTGCGTGTGGCATCTTTGCTGCCATCATCGACAAAAATAAACTCTGTATCCAGATCATGAACTTCTCTGCTGAAGGCGCTCAGGCGCTTGAGTGTTTCAGCAATGACCGCTTCTTCGTTATAACAGGGCACGACAATCGACAGCAGCATCTCGTCATCCTCGGTGATATGGGCCGTGCTGATGCCGGCTCATTATTATTTTTGTCGTTTAATCCAAAGCCCCATGCGGGTATCGGGCGTGTCTAGGAAGGGGTGCCAGTCGTACCCGGGGCTAATTGCGGCATTGATTGTTTGCCATGCGGGCGACGTGCTTTCAGGCCTGCCCCAAACGACATATTTAACTTTGTTTTGTTGCAACCAAGCGAGCGGGTTATTTTGCGCTCCAGCGTAGAAGTCTTTGATTTGCTGATTGAGCAGCCAGACTTCCTGAGGTGCTCCATGCCACAGGCTGACGTGATTGGGCCAGCCAAGCAAAGAAGGCTGTTGGGAATAAAGCGAGTAGAGTGTTTGATTGGTGTAAGCATCACCTAGCCAGTTTTCCAGCACAATGCCCTTGGAGGACTGACTAAGATAGCGGATGGTGTCTTTGACTGGCGCGTCATTGCTAAACCATTGTGTACCAGCCAGTTTGCCCATATCACCCTTGGGTGTATGCCAGATATATTGCGCGGTATTGATGGCATAGCTGCAAGTAAGCAGCAAAACGCCCGTCGCGGTGTTGCGTACCCAGCGCTTGCCTGATCCTAATGCCATCGCACCTGTTGCCAGTAGCGCGCCACTCCACATCCAGCCCCACCATTTCATGGTGGTATTGGTACGCTCAAATTTACCCACGCTGGGGTCGTCTACAAAAATAAATTCACCCAAGAGCAGCATGATGGCAAAGGCGGTGACCAGAGTGATGGCCAGCGGGCGCTGGCGCTTTTCGGTGAGGGCCAGCGCAAACAGTGCAAACAGGGGCCAGAGCAGCAGAATAAACTGGGCCAGTGGGGTATGGTCTATGGAGTGCACTAGGCGGATAGGTGTGCCGATGGCTTGGCTGGCAAAGCCAGCAAGAAAAGGATAAATCAGCAGAAATCCAAGTGTGCCGCCTGCAAAAATGGCACCCCAGTCAGGTGGATTTTTGCAGTAATGCCGCCAGCCTGCCCAGGTAAACAGCAGTACCGCTAGCATGGGGGTGATCCATGTATTGGTGATCAGCATGACTGGCAACGTGAGTGCCAGCAGGCCTTGGGCAAAGCGCTTGTACAGTATTTCGTCAGGCTGATCGCGGTGTCTTTGCTCCAGCCATGCGATCAGTGCCAGCGCTAGAAACAGCAGAAAGAAGCCTCCAAGTGGTGGATGGTAATCGCCCAAGAAAAACTGATAGCCAAAGTTTTCCAGCGGCAAATCACGAGCTTCAAAATCAGCAGTGGGTTTGGTTTCCGGGGTCAGCAAGGGGAAAAGTTGTCGGCCCAAATCAGTATTGATCCGCGCATCATAGCTGCCAATAAAACGCGCACTGGCCCACATTTGATCGTTGGCCTGCCAGCTCATTGGGGTGTCGCTGGCGGGGGTCACAAATAAATTTAAAAACGGTGAAACACCGGTTCCGCCCAAGGCAAGGGCGATTATTAATACCAGACGATGTATGTGGCCTGAAACAAAGCGGGTGGTGAATTCCCATGCAAGGCTGAGGCCCAGTGCCATTAATAGTGCAAAGGAGATGTTATAGGCAAAACCAATCTCCCAGCCAAACAGCCGTCCCATGAGGGCCGCACCGTAGTGTTGAAACGCATAGTAGAAATCAAAGCGATGGCCGGCAAACCAATGATCGGGCGGCGGTAATACGCTGCCCGAATAATAATTGGCCATAAAATACAGATCAGTGACCCGCTCGGATGTTGGATAAATCGCAGGGAATATAAATTTCCAAATTAGCCCATAGGCGAGGGCCAATAGAAAGGCGATTTCGGCGGCTTTAAAACGGCTGCTTCGTGCCTCTTGTTTAAACAGATAAAGAGACGCCGCGGCTAATATTGCCGTGATGGGCCAGACGCCATTGAGATTACCTAGGCCAATAAAATGCTCAATAAAAAACAGTATGAGCGTAATCAACAGCACACCCGCTGCTCTGGCTATTGCATAGGGCAGCCAGCGGCCCAGCACCAAGGTGAGGCCAGCCAGATGCAGCCACAGCAAGGCAAGGCTTGCGGTGAGGTGAATCATCGTCATTTGTGAGCATCCCTTCTTTTTATCTAGCAGCCTGTCGGACCTAAGCTGTCCTACTGCGTAAACGCCGGACTTGGCCATATTTCGATAGTTTTTTCGTTAAATAGCCCGCTATTTGCCTCAAAAACTATCAAAATCTGTCTCAAGCCGGACATTTCCTCGTTACGGACGCTTAAGTCCGACAAGCAGCTGGGCGATGAGCGCGTGAGCCTCGTTTTTATCCTATTTCTGCATTAATTACAAATGGCGATTGTCATTTTTTATTGATGTTGATTGCATATATTCATCCGGCTTTCGTTTTCTTGTAATAATTTTAATGGGGCAATTGCTTGGATGGTCATTTTTTATTACAGATCATCCTCTTTTAAGATTTAGTCAAAGGGGATTGCTGTTGCCGGTAGCGTTCCGGAGAAAAACCAATTAATTGTTTAAACATGGCAATAAAAGCCGATGGCGTGCTATAGCCCAGCTGCCATGCAATATCCTGAATTGTTTTCCCTTCTTTTAACCATGCCAGTGCATGTAATACACGAATGCGATTGCGGCACTGGCCAAAACTCATTCCCAGCTCGCTTTGAAAACGCCGGGCCAGCGTGCGCTCGGTACTGTGCACTTCGCTGGCCCAGCTGCTTAAGCTGCGGGCATCGTCAGGCCCGGCTTGCAGCGCTTTTAAAATAGGGGAGATCAGCGTGTCGCTGCTACTGGGTAAGAAGTTTGGCGCACTTTTACACTGGCTTAACCGGGTAATCAGCAGCTCTGCCTGATTCTGATCGCTTTGATCCTGCATATGGCCAAGCTGTCGCTGACCAAAGTCGCTGATTAAAGCACCGATGAGCGGTGTGCTGGTCAGTAGGCAGGCTTCCTTTGGCAGCAGCTGGGCTAAGTGGTCTGAAACATAGATGGATGTGTAATTGAGCGCCTGGCGTACATAGGCAGAATGCGGAATATCTGCAGGTACCCAGATCAAGTAATTAGCGGGTGCGATCAGGTGCTGTTGTTCCAACTCAAGATCCATAATTCCAAGGCTAATCCAGCTTAGCTGGCCCCATGGGTGCTGATGAATACTATATTGGGTGTCAGCCTGCATCTGCTGATAGCGTAAATACAGCGGATTGGGGGCTGGAAGGGCTAAGTCGGCAGCAAAATAGGCGTTGGTCATGGTCTGTTTACTTTAACTTGTCTGTTTCTGAATATAAATTGTCTGTTTTGGCGTACTTGCATTAAAAAAGACAAGCTTATACTAGTGGCAATTTATTCATTCAGAAAGATAAGCTTGATGCCCATCCTTTTTCCCCTGCTGGCGGTCATGATCTGGGCCACCAATACCGTGGTTTCCAAAGCTGCGGCAGGCGTGCTTGATCCTGCCGCCATTTCTTTTTACCGCTGGTTTTTAGCGGCTTTAGTGCTCACGCCTTTTTGTCTGAAAGCAGTTTGGCAACAACGACTCGCCATTCGCCCCTATTTGGGTCAATTTTTAGTGCTGGCATTGTTGGGCATGGTGTTGTTTCAGTGCATTGCCTATTACGCAGCACATAGCACGACCGCCACCAATATGGGGGTGATTACTTCTTTGGTGCCGCTTTCATCTTTGCTACTGAATGCATTTATCACTAAAACCAAGCCTAGTGCCGCTGCCGCTCTGGGGATTTTTTGCTCGTTTTGTGGCGTCTTGTATCTGCTGGGTAAAGGGCATCCTGCCAGCTTGTTACTGAGCGGGGTTAATCATGGTGATGCCCTGATGCTGATCGGCACGGTGGCCTATGCCCTATATGGCATTCTTTTACGCCGTTGGGCCTTGCCGTTTAGCCACTGGCAGAATCTGTACATACAAATTGTGCTGGCTGTTGTGATTTTGATTCCGGTGGCGTTTAGTGCGCAAACGATGGCGATTCCGCAGCAGGGCATAGGCTTGGTTCTGTTTGCAGGGATTGCTTCGTCTTTGATTGCCGCTTATTGCTGGATGCAGGGTGTACATCGCTTAGGTGCTGATCGTACTGCGGTATTTATGAATTTGCTGCCTTTATTCACGGCTTTGATTGCGATGTTCAGTCTTGGGGAAAAAATTCAAGGCTATCATTTATTAGGTGGCGGTCTGGTGCTGTTCGGGGTTGTTTTGGCACAAATTAAATCATGGCGATTTGCATTGATTACAAAATAATGAAATAAAACGTGTTGGGTTTTATTCACAAAAACGCACTTTATTCTTTTGATTGCAAAAGAGGAAAGTGCGTTTTTTTTTGTGGCTCTGTTAGGTTTTTTTGCCACGGACGCTTGTATTTACTGAGTCATAAGACCTTGCCGCAGATGATTGCCAGCACTTGTATAGCGTAGCTTTTGTGTCTGCTTGTGTGAGCATCATCGCATTGCGGTGTAAGTTAAAACCCTAGGTGCTGATGTTTTTGGCATAATCCGGTTTTTGGTTTAAAAGTGAGTCCTGAGCGATGTGTTTTAGTCGGGCTGAGTATCTGGCTTTAAACAGTATTAGTTGCTTCTTATTTATTTAATGGTAATGAACTGATTAATTAAACGAAGTGACCATTAATGATAATTAAATAGCGGCTTGCTATAGTGTTTGGGGTTTCTGCAATCGTAATCCATAGAATGATACGAGCAGATTAATGCTTGGGAATAATTAAATACTTATTTAGCTAGCTTGCCCTTGGCTTATTGTTTTTTAGTGTATTTTTTTTAAAAAATAATGTCTTAGCCTAGCAAGGGGCTGTGTTTGGTTATGCGGCATGACTGAAGTTTTAAAATTAAATGGTTTGATGCGCTGGCATCAAGCCGGGGAGATATAAACATCATGCGAGTGACACATATTATTGCAGCGCTGGGTATTACGCTCAGCGCGTACGCTCAGGCTGGTATTGTTGATTTTGGCGTTGCCAATGGTTATAGCGGCTTTTTCTTTGGCAATGTGAATGCGGCTTCGGACATTGAAGGCCGTTTGGCTGTGGGTGGAAACCTGACTTCAGGGTTTGACATCGGCTATCGCAATCCCTATGGCTCCACAGCACCTTCTTTGGTTGTACAAGGTAATGTATCTTTAACTGGCCCATGGGGCAAAGTGGGCTCTGTTTATAATGGGCCAAAAACTAATATTGATACCAATACATCAATTGGCCCCAGCTCGATTGATCTCAGCTCCTTGAATAAAGGCAATCTTGTTTATGGTGGTTCATTAGCTGCGGTTAACTGGCAGTATGGAGTGGCTGTAAAGAATGCCAGTTTTCTTGATTTTGCTGCAGCCAAGACGCAGTTGAGTGGTTTATCTTCCTTCTTATCCGGGCAGGCTCAGCTGGGGAGCTGGACAAACAGTGGTGGTGGCCTAGTTTTGACGGGCGATGGTCAATCAGATGTGCAGGTTTTTAATCTGGGCAATACGGCACTGCAAAATATCTCACTGAAAA includes these proteins:
- a CDS encoding DMT family transporter, yielding MPILFPLLAVMIWATNTVVSKAAAGVLDPAAISFYRWFLAALVLTPFCLKAVWQQRLAIRPYLGQFLVLALLGMVLFQCIAYYAAHSTTATNMGVITSLVPLSSLLLNAFITKTKPSAAAALGIFCSFCGVLYLLGKGHPASLLLSGVNHGDALMLIGTVAYALYGILLRRWALPFSHWQNLYIQIVLAVVILIPVAFSAQTMAIPQQGIGLVLFAGIASSLIAAYCWMQGVHRLGADRTAVFMNLLPLFTALIAMFSLGEKIQGYHLLGGGLVLFGVVLAQIKSWRFALITK
- a CDS encoding DUF2298 domain-containing protein — encoded protein: MTMIHLTASLALLWLHLAGLTLVLGRWLPYAIARAAGVLLITLILFFIEHFIGLGNLNGVWPITAILAAASLYLFKQEARSSRFKAAEIAFLLALAYGLIWKFIFPAIYPTSERVTDLYFMANYYSGSVLPPPDHWFAGHRFDFYYAFQHYGAALMGRLFGWEIGFAYNISFALLMALGLSLAWEFTTRFVSGHIHRLVLIIALALGGTGVSPFLNLFVTPASDTPMSWQANDQMWASARFIGSYDARINTDLGRQLFPLLTPETKPTADFEARDLPLENFGYQFFLGDYHPPLGGFFLLFLALALIAWLEQRHRDQPDEILYKRFAQGLLALTLPVMLITNTWITPMLAVLLFTWAGWRHYCKNPPDWGAIFAGGTLGFLLIYPFLAGFASQAIGTPIRLVHSIDHTPLAQFILLLWPLFALFALALTEKRQRPLAITLVTAFAIMLLLGEFIFVDDPSVGKFERTNTTMKWWGWMWSGALLATGAMALGSGKRWVRNTATGVLLLTCSYAINTAQYIWHTPKGDMGKLAGTQWFSNDAPVKDTIRYLSQSSKGIVLENWLGDAYTNQTLYSLYSQQPSLLGWPNHVSLWHGAPQEVWLLNQQIKDFYAGAQNNPLAWLQQNKVKYVVWGRPESTSPAWQTINAAISPGYDWHPFLDTPDTRMGLWIKRQK
- a CDS encoding AraC family transcriptional regulator, with the translated sequence MTNAYFAADLALPAPNPLYLRYQQMQADTQYSIHQHPWGQLSWISLGIMDLELEQQHLIAPANYLIWVPADIPHSAYVRQALNYTSIYVSDHLAQLLPKEACLLTSTPLIGALISDFGQRQLGHMQDQSDQNQAELLITRLSQCKSAPNFLPSSSDTLISPILKALQAGPDDARSLSSWASEVHSTERTLARRFQSELGMSFGQCRNRIRVLHALAWLKEGKTIQDIAWQLGYSTPSAFIAMFKQLIGFSPERYRQQQSPLTKS
- a CDS encoding collagen-binding domain-containing protein, with the protein product MRVTHIIAALGITLSAYAQAGIVDFGVANGYSGFFFGNVNAASDIEGRLAVGGNLTSGFDIGYRNPYGSTAPSLVVQGNVSLTGPWGKVGSVYNGPKTNIDTNTSIGPSSIDLSSLNKGNLVYGGSLAAVNWQYGVAVKNASFLDFAAAKTQLSGLSSFLSGQAQLGSWTNSGGGLVLTGDGQSDVQVFNLGNTALQNISLKNVKAGANIIINSTLSDVVFSGDFGGNLAGSKDPLALHRDRIIYNLSNAKSVNVSTFLNGSVLAVNADVVGSGHLEGTLIANSLSAGANGKLELGYEPYKGSALPVPEPETYALMGLGLVGLVMRRRSKK
- a CDS encoding glycosyltransferase family 2 protein; the protein is MLLSIVVPCYNEEAVIAETLKRLSAFSREVHDLDTEFIFVDDGSKDATRSILKQHATHDNRIRLIGFSRNFGHQIAVTAGIDAARGDAVVLIDADLQDPPEAIHGMLEKWRAGYDVVYGTRTDRPGESAFKRTTAKGFYRLLNRLSDVPIPLDTGDFRLMSRAVVSTLKAMPERDRFVRGMVSWAGFKQIALPYQRAKRFAGESKYPLSKMIRFASDGIMSFSAKPLQLAMAMGMGASFLALIGIFYALFLRIFTNIWVEGWTALMIAVLFLGGVQLICVGILGEYIGRIYTESKQRPLYVVQEYCGFSDEITFSRSPVTDRK